A genome region from Bemisia tabaci chromosome 3, PGI_BMITA_v3 includes the following:
- the LOC109044294 gene encoding collagen alpha-1(XII) chain: MGIDWMQVKEEDLLKPLYSGLAARIYIDLTSQSRGQIPDDIKGQDKFWKDWYHTQQGKYGDFEMRAKELLERDMSTAGGKIDLMLVVDGSASITKPKFQSALDSLARLVNVFDLQEANVGMVTYSTIVTSVIPFLHNLTTEGLQDAINSTRYPGQQTNTYAGMMEAISQFGTLPNDRIESGIPRLMVVLTDGLHNQGDLKPVVAAKLAAMSGITTCAFGIGDSIKVSELRDIANEDPDYIYTVQDYDTLREQIARMARRAKTVPQTPKMGSETSETMKQSARRGTTDSPCRRTGRPSSSSTRRARSGDTGLTPPSNSRPAPSTTGS; the protein is encoded by the exons ATGGGCATCGATTGGATGCAG GTGAAGGAGGAAGACTTGCTGAAGCCGCTCTACTCTGGCCTCGCCGCTCGCATCTACATCGACCTGACGAGCCAATCTCGCGGTCAGATACCTGACGACATCAAAGGCCAGGACAAATTCTGGAAGGATTGGTACCACACGCAGCAAGGCAAGTACGGAGATTTCGAGATGCGAGCGAAGGAACTGCTCGAGAGGGACATGAGCACAGCCGGTGGGAAGATAGACTTGATGTTGGTCGTTGACGGCAGCGCTAGTATAACCAAACCCAAATTCCAGTCAGCCCTCGACTCATTAGCACGCCTGGTCAACGTCTTCGACCTTCAGGAGGCGAACGTCGGTATGGTCACTTACTCGACAATTGTTACCAGCGTCATCccttttctgcacaatttgacAACGGAAGGATTGCAGGACGCCATTAATAGCACGAGGTATCCAGGACAGCAAACGAACACTTACGCCGGGATGATGGAAGCTATCAGCCAATTCGGAACACTACCAAATGACCGGATAGAAAGTGGTATTCCACGATTAATGGTTGTCCTCACCGATGGACTTCATAATCAGGGGGATCTGAAACCGGTGGTTGCGGCTAAGCTGGCTGCCATGTCAG GAATTACAACCTGCGCCTTCGGGATAGGCGATTCGATCAAAGTCAGCGAGCTTCGCGACATCGCGAACGAGGACCCGGACTACATCTACACGGTGCAGGATTACGACACGCTGAGGGAGCAGATCGCCCGGATGGCGCGGCGGGCGAAGACGGTGCCGCAGACGCCCAAAATGGGCTCCGAGACGAGCGAGACGATGAAGCAGTCGGCGAGAAGAGGTACTACCGATTCGCCGTGCCGGAGAACGGGACGACCATCATCCTCATCAACGAGAAGGGCGAGATCCGGGGATACTGGACTTACACCTCCGTCGAACAGCCGTCCAGCGCCTTCTACGACGGGGTCATAA